The proteins below are encoded in one region of Corynebacterium sphenisci DSM 44792:
- a CDS encoding FadD32-like long-chain-fatty-acid--AMP ligase has translation MDLHAAMSQFIKEDGSFEFPPTMSIPNLAEMVFQLASITGDVDAVQLDYLDFAADRAGEVRSFTRAEVNRRIKAVAARLQQVADPGERVALLMGNSPEYLFGFLGAQYANLVSMPLYDPAEPGHGDHLRAVLADARPTLVLTNRRSAPAVRGLFRELPQAERPRVITVDALPDSLAEDWISGEADPRYAAKLDDEVFLLFTSGSSRTPEGVRIASGSVLANVFQIFAAADLQTPMRLVTWLPLHHNMGIVLGAFVTALGLPFSLMTPRDFIQHPDRWVGQLSKRNEEEHVYTVIPNFALELANRHAVPGPDSDLDLSRVAGLVVGSEPVTEKATREFIANFGPFGLPENVIRPSYGLTEATLLVSTPQRETRPRFTWVDRDSLNAGRPEVVAPGAPEAVALTSVGESVGGQQVVAVDPETRVEVPDGVIGELWVHGPNIPLGYLTDAEASARVFGNRLAGTLDEGSRAAGAPADADWMATGDLAVFLEDEIHITGRIKDLIIVAGRNHYPQDIEYTAERATDQVRPAVVAAFAIDPGADGVERLVVIAERDPNRDPAGDAEAIGAIRAAVTAAHGITPADVRIVGVGEIPRSAAGKIARRVTRGAYLDGRFD, from the coding sequence ATGGACCTGCACGCGGCGATGAGCCAGTTCATCAAGGAGGACGGCTCCTTCGAGTTCCCGCCCACGATGTCCATCCCGAACCTCGCCGAGATGGTCTTCCAGCTCGCCTCCATCACCGGCGACGTCGACGCCGTGCAGCTGGACTACCTCGACTTCGCCGCGGACCGCGCCGGGGAGGTGCGCTCCTTCACCCGCGCCGAGGTGAACCGCCGGATCAAGGCCGTCGCCGCCCGGCTGCAGCAGGTCGCCGACCCCGGGGAGCGGGTGGCGCTGCTCATGGGCAACAGCCCCGAGTACCTCTTCGGCTTCCTCGGCGCCCAGTACGCCAACCTGGTCTCGATGCCGCTCTACGACCCCGCCGAACCCGGCCACGGGGATCATCTGCGCGCCGTGCTCGCCGACGCCCGGCCCACCCTGGTGCTCACCAACCGCCGCTCCGCGCCCGCGGTGCGCGGCCTGTTCCGGGAGCTGCCGCAGGCCGAGCGGCCCCGGGTGATCACCGTCGACGCGCTGCCGGACAGCCTCGCCGAGGACTGGATCTCCGGGGAGGCCGACCCCCGCTACGCGGCGAAACTCGACGACGAGGTCTTCCTGCTGTTCACCTCCGGGTCCTCGCGCACCCCGGAGGGGGTGCGCATCGCCAGCGGCTCGGTGCTCGCCAACGTCTTCCAGATCTTCGCCGCCGCGGATCTGCAGACCCCGATGCGCCTGGTCACCTGGCTGCCGCTGCACCACAACATGGGCATCGTGCTCGGCGCCTTCGTCACCGCCCTGGGCCTGCCCTTCTCCCTGATGACCCCCCGGGACTTCATCCAGCACCCGGACCGCTGGGTGGGGCAGCTGTCCAAGCGCAACGAGGAGGAGCACGTCTACACCGTGATCCCCAACTTCGCCCTGGAGCTGGCCAACCGGCACGCGGTGCCGGGGCCGGACTCGGACCTGGACCTCTCCCGGGTCGCCGGGCTGGTGGTCGGCTCCGAGCCGGTCACCGAGAAGGCCACCCGCGAGTTCATCGCCAACTTCGGCCCCTTCGGGCTGCCGGAGAACGTGATCCGGCCCTCCTACGGGCTCACCGAGGCGACCCTGCTGGTGTCCACCCCGCAGCGGGAGACCCGCCCCCGGTTCACCTGGGTGGACCGGGACTCCCTCAACGCCGGCCGGCCCGAGGTGGTCGCCCCCGGCGCCCCGGAGGCGGTGGCGCTGACCTCGGTGGGCGAATCCGTCGGCGGGCAGCAGGTGGTGGCCGTGGACCCGGAGACCCGGGTCGAGGTCCCCGACGGGGTGATCGGGGAGCTGTGGGTGCACGGGCCCAACATCCCGCTGGGCTACCTCACCGACGCGGAGGCCTCCGCCCGGGTCTTCGGCAACCGCCTGGCCGGCACCCTCGACGAGGGCTCCCGGGCCGCCGGGGCGCCCGCCGACGCCGACTGGATGGCCACCGGGGATCTCGCGGTCTTCCTCGAGGACGAGATCCACATCACCGGCCGGATCAAGGACCTCATCATCGTCGCCGGGCGCAACCACTACCCGCAGGACATCGAGTACACCGCGGAGCGGGCCACCGACCAGGTCCGGCCCGCGGTGGTCGCCGCCTTCGCCATCGACCCCGGCGCCGACGGGGTGGAGCGGCTGGTGGTCATCGCCGAACGCGACCCGAACCGGGATCCGGCCGGCGACGCCGAGGCGATCGGCGCGATCCGGGCGGCGGTCACCGCCGCGCACGGCATCACCCCGGCGGATGTGCGCATCGTGGGCGTGGGGGAGATCCCCAGGTCGGCGGCCGGTAAGATTGCCCGTCGGGTCACCCGCGGGGCATACCTCGACGGGCGATTCGACTAG
- a CDS encoding cutinase family protein has translation MRRVLTLLAVLVLVAAIGVGALNHFAQRPGPGPGPDPRPAPGNPPGCVAAEVLAAPGTWESRADDDPLAPSANPNSLLLTITGPLREAYPAERVGVWTLPYPAQFRNINALQEMTYDDSQAAGRARLEEELRATHEACPATDFILVGFSQGAVIAGDVAAAIGAGAGPVPAERVAGVALIADGRRDPAQSATVSVPVAGVGLELALAPLNAAVQPIVPGATMRGPRPGGFGELTDRVAQICAPADVVCDAPPAIGDALARARDYAGGNAVHAAYATNPEVFPDATTPEWVIGWARGLIDAALAR, from the coding sequence ATGCGCCGCGTCCTCACCCTGCTCGCCGTCCTCGTCCTCGTCGCCGCCATCGGCGTGGGCGCGCTCAACCACTTCGCGCAGCGCCCCGGCCCCGGCCCCGGGCCCGACCCGCGCCCGGCGCCCGGCAACCCGCCGGGCTGCGTCGCCGCGGAGGTGCTCGCCGCCCCGGGCACCTGGGAATCCCGCGCCGACGATGACCCGCTGGCGCCGAGCGCGAACCCGAATTCGCTGCTGCTGACCATTACCGGCCCGCTGCGCGAGGCCTACCCGGCGGAGCGGGTGGGCGTGTGGACGCTGCCCTACCCGGCGCAGTTCCGCAACATCAACGCCCTGCAGGAGATGACCTACGACGACTCCCAGGCCGCGGGCCGGGCCCGGCTGGAGGAGGAGTTGCGCGCCACCCACGAGGCCTGCCCGGCCACCGACTTCATCCTCGTGGGCTTCTCCCAGGGGGCGGTGATCGCCGGCGACGTCGCCGCCGCGATCGGCGCCGGGGCGGGCCCGGTGCCCGCCGAGCGGGTCGCCGGGGTGGCGCTCATCGCCGACGGCCGCCGCGACCCGGCGCAGTCGGCGACGGTGTCCGTCCCGGTCGCCGGGGTGGGCCTGGAGCTCGCCCTGGCGCCGCTGAACGCCGCGGTGCAGCCGATCGTGCCCGGGGCCACCATGCGCGGGCCCCGGCCCGGCGGCTTCGGGGAGCTCACCGACCGGGTCGCCCAGATCTGCGCCCCGGCGGACGTGGTTTGCGATGCGCCGCCGGCGATCGGCGACGCCCTGGCCCGGGCCCGGGACTACGCCGGGGGCAACGCGGTGCACGCCGCGTACGCCACGAACCCGGAGGTGTTCCCGGACGCCACCACCCCGGAGTGGGTGATCGGCTGGGCGCGCGGGCTCATCGACGCGGCCCTGGCGCGCTGA
- a CDS encoding DUF732 domain-containing protein: protein MRAARFAAAAAAAALALAGCGDATVDSADVTSTTASPSTTTTGEAGGREDGARRTASSTPVAPEGRAERRITDPAATRAADAPDHRMPLTPADEDFLAALDEAGIDVTGTEDQLIAAGHAHCGGADADAAIVAAVAGQLVAQGRVDGEAGDVAGEIAAAADEAYC, encoded by the coding sequence ATGAGGGCCGCCCGATTCGCCGCCGCCGCGGCCGCCGCGGCGCTGGCCCTGGCCGGCTGCGGGGACGCCACCGTGGACTCCGCCGACGTGACCTCCACCACGGCGAGCCCGAGCACCACCACCACCGGCGAGGCCGGGGGGCGGGAGGACGGCGCGCGGCGCACCGCGAGCTCCACCCCGGTGGCCCCGGAGGGCCGGGCGGAGCGCCGGATCACCGATCCGGCGGCCACCCGCGCCGCGGACGCCCCGGATCACCGGATGCCGCTGACCCCGGCGGACGAGGACTTCCTCGCCGCCCTCGACGAGGCCGGGATCGACGTCACCGGCACCGAGGACCAGCTGATCGCCGCCGGGCACGCGCACTGCGGCGGCGCCGACGCCGATGCCGCGATCGTGGCGGCGGTGGCCGGCCAGCTGGTCGCCCAGGGCCGCGTCGACGGCGAGGCCGGGGACGTCGCCGGGGAGATTGCGGCCGCCGCCGACGAGGCGTACTGCTGA
- a CDS encoding alpha/beta hydrolase-fold protein translates to MTDTAPRRRLRAAAAALPLILAPLTAPGAAAAPGGSAMWTPAPAETAAPAPIRETDQDLAGLPAGVRVAKVQWLTERHVKLLIDSAAMPGAPVAVELLLPRDFHRDRGRTFPVVWHLDGMRAREDYSGWTLETTIDRFYGDKNVLVVLPVGGEASFYSDWDAPEGERHYKWETFLVEELIPVLREGWRAGEERAVVGLSMGGTAAVNLAEHHPGLFDFVGSFSGYLDTTSPGMPRAIAAAMREAGDHDAAKMWGPPGSKRWREHDPKLGVARLKGTTVYVSAGNGNTGQWDEPGEVAPNMPANTAGWGLELLSRMTSETFVQAARRAEVPVEVSFRESGTHSWPYWQFETTQAWPHLADALRLPEGDRGVTCAVGGAIAAKIAELDGVGDCLSDEYPVGDGGVAQDFANGRAYYHPDTGANVLWGRIGARYAEIGGPDSPLGFPTTSERATPDGAGRYVHFTGGSIYWTPETGAHVVGADFANAWGDSGWEAGPLGYPVGERREVAGGAAQDFQRGMLTRAGEGEVRLVAGAIAERYRESGGPDGELGHPAGGAEPLRDGGALQRFEHGIIYHHPEHGAHIVPAGDIFDHWGDTGWENGPFGYPVGEQRRIPAGGLEQEFAGGWIRQLNGRIEEERR, encoded by the coding sequence ATGACCGACACCGCCCCCCGCCGCCGGCTGCGCGCCGCCGCGGCGGCGCTTCCCCTCATCCTGGCGCCGCTCACCGCCCCCGGCGCCGCCGCCGCCCCCGGCGGCTCGGCGATGTGGACCCCCGCCCCCGCCGAGACGGCCGCCCCCGCGCCGATCCGGGAGACCGACCAGGATCTCGCCGGACTGCCCGCCGGGGTCCGGGTGGCCAAGGTGCAGTGGCTCACCGAACGGCACGTGAAGCTGCTCATCGACTCCGCGGCGATGCCCGGCGCCCCGGTGGCCGTGGAGCTGCTGCTGCCCCGCGACTTCCACCGGGACCGGGGGCGCACCTTCCCCGTGGTCTGGCACCTGGACGGGATGCGCGCCCGGGAGGACTACTCCGGGTGGACCCTGGAGACCACCATCGACCGCTTCTACGGGGACAAGAACGTGCTCGTGGTGCTGCCCGTGGGCGGGGAGGCCTCCTTCTACTCCGACTGGGACGCCCCCGAGGGCGAGCGGCACTACAAGTGGGAGACCTTCCTCGTCGAGGAGCTGATCCCGGTGCTGCGCGAGGGCTGGCGGGCCGGGGAGGAGCGGGCCGTGGTGGGCCTGTCCATGGGCGGCACCGCCGCGGTGAACCTCGCCGAGCACCACCCGGGCCTGTTCGACTTCGTGGGCAGCTTCTCCGGCTACCTGGACACCACCAGCCCCGGCATGCCCCGGGCGATCGCCGCGGCGATGCGCGAGGCCGGCGACCACGACGCGGCCAAGATGTGGGGCCCGCCCGGGTCCAAGCGCTGGCGGGAGCACGACCCGAAGCTCGGCGTGGCGAGGCTCAAGGGCACCACCGTGTACGTCTCCGCCGGCAACGGCAACACCGGCCAGTGGGACGAGCCCGGCGAGGTCGCCCCGAACATGCCCGCGAACACCGCCGGCTGGGGCCTGGAGCTGCTCTCCCGGATGACCAGCGAGACCTTCGTGCAGGCCGCCCGCCGCGCCGAGGTGCCGGTCGAGGTCAGCTTCCGCGAATCCGGCACCCACTCCTGGCCCTACTGGCAGTTCGAGACCACCCAGGCCTGGCCGCATCTGGCCGATGCGCTGCGCCTGCCCGAGGGCGACCGCGGGGTGACCTGCGCCGTGGGCGGGGCGATCGCGGCGAAGATCGCCGAACTCGACGGGGTCGGCGACTGCCTCTCCGACGAGTACCCGGTCGGCGACGGCGGGGTGGCCCAGGACTTCGCCAACGGCCGGGCCTACTACCACCCGGACACCGGGGCGAACGTGCTCTGGGGCCGGATCGGCGCCCGCTACGCCGAAATCGGCGGCCCGGACTCCCCGCTGGGCTTCCCCACCACCTCCGAGCGCGCCACCCCGGACGGGGCGGGCCGCTATGTGCACTTCACCGGCGGCTCCATCTACTGGACCCCGGAGACCGGCGCCCATGTCGTCGGCGCGGACTTCGCCAACGCCTGGGGCGACTCCGGCTGGGAGGCCGGACCGCTGGGCTACCCGGTCGGCGAGCGCCGGGAGGTCGCCGGCGGCGCCGCCCAGGACTTCCAGCGCGGGATGCTCACCCGCGCCGGTGAGGGCGAGGTGCGCCTGGTCGCCGGGGCCATCGCGGAACGCTACCGCGAATCCGGCGGCCCCGACGGGGAGCTGGGCCACCCCGCCGGCGGCGCGGAGCCGCTGCGCGACGGCGGCGCCCTGCAGCGCTTCGAGCACGGGATCATCTACCACCACCCGGAGCACGGGGCGCATATCGTGCCCGCCGGGGACATCTTCGACCACTGGGGCGACACCGGCTGGGAGAACGGCCCCTTCGGCTATCCCGTGGGCGAGCAGCGCCGGATCCCGGCCGGGGGCCTGGAGCAGGAGTTCGCCGGGGGCTGGATCCGCCAGCTCAACGGCCGGATCGAGGAGGAGCGCCGATGA
- a CDS encoding alpha/beta hydrolase, whose amino-acid sequence MSITHAARGWRTRVLAALVAVAAVFGTLQLGVDEAGASPNRANLRPGCSFDIYKHWVQICQVWSPSMDTHIPVQIVPSRDGGNKALYLLDGLRGPEGYSEWVWEGHAPNTFENSNLNLVMPGGGTASFYTDWNRPSINAAGRQFNYQFETFLTRELPDYLARHFGISTTGNSIGGLSMGASAALSLAYNHPDKFAQALGFSGYLHTTAPGMSAAIAAAQLDAGGYNSLDMWGLPMSPERVRNDPFLNIDKLKNVGDVYLSSASGLPMNLTQPDILYTLPDQAIGIGLEALSRASTLEFENAARAAGLDLTVNYTPDGIHSWQLWDRDLAQVKERVLNFQNAW is encoded by the coding sequence ATGAGCATCACCCACGCCGCCCGCGGCTGGCGCACCCGGGTCCTCGCGGCCCTCGTCGCCGTCGCCGCGGTCTTCGGCACGCTGCAGCTCGGCGTCGACGAGGCCGGGGCCTCGCCGAACCGGGCGAACCTGCGCCCCGGCTGCAGCTTCGACATCTACAAGCACTGGGTGCAGATCTGCCAGGTCTGGTCCCCGTCGATGGACACGCACATCCCGGTGCAGATCGTGCCCTCCCGGGACGGCGGCAACAAGGCCCTCTACCTCCTCGACGGGCTGCGCGGCCCGGAGGGCTACTCGGAGTGGGTGTGGGAGGGCCACGCCCCGAACACCTTCGAGAACTCCAACCTCAACCTGGTGATGCCCGGCGGCGGCACCGCCTCCTTCTACACCGACTGGAACCGCCCCTCGATCAACGCCGCGGGCCGGCAGTTCAACTACCAGTTCGAGACCTTCCTGACCCGGGAGCTGCCGGACTACCTGGCCCGGCACTTCGGGATCTCCACCACCGGCAACTCCATCGGCGGGCTGTCCATGGGCGCCTCCGCGGCGCTGTCCCTGGCCTACAACCACCCGGACAAGTTCGCCCAGGCGCTGGGCTTCTCCGGCTACCTGCACACCACCGCGCCGGGCATGTCCGCGGCGATCGCCGCGGCCCAGCTCGACGCCGGCGGGTACAACTCGCTGGACATGTGGGGCCTGCCGATGTCCCCGGAGCGGGTCCGCAACGATCCCTTCCTCAACATCGACAAGCTGAAGAACGTCGGCGACGTCTACCTCAGCTCCGCCTCCGGGCTGCCGATGAACCTGACCCAGCCGGACATCCTGTACACCCTGCCGGATCAGGCGATCGGGATCGGCCTGGAGGCGCTGTCCCGGGCCTCCACCCTGGAGTTCGAGAACGCCGCCCGGGCCGCGGGCCTGGATCTCACGGTGAACTACACCCCGGACGGGATCCACTCCTGGCAGCTCTGGGACCGGGATCTGGCCCAGGTCAAGGAGCGCGTGCTGAACTTCCAGAACGCGTGGTGA
- a CDS encoding decaprenyl-phosphate phosphoribosyltransferase → MSIPDRAEPPRLGSEPHTYGIDEPTNPQGHPPRTLADAMVKALRPKQWTKNALVVAAPLAAGTEALTDGRTLADVGIAFAVFCMAASSIYLVNDARDVEADRAHPTKRFRPIAAGVLPVGLAYAMALGLIAAAVGLSFLASSGHGLAVVVAAYIALQLGYCFGWKHQPVIDIALVSSGFMLRAMAGGVAADISLSQWFLLVAAFGSLFMAAGKRYAELLLAKRTNREIRRSLDGYTPTYLRFVWTLSATAVVVSYALWGFEMGAAAGGAETLWYQISMVPFTVAILRYAADVDRGDAGSPDEIALRDRPLQALALLWVATIVMAVYVAPGLGG, encoded by the coding sequence GTGAGCATCCCCGATCGCGCCGAGCCCCCGCGGCTCGGCTCCGAGCCGCACACCTACGGCATCGACGAGCCCACCAACCCGCAGGGGCATCCCCCGCGCACCCTCGCCGACGCGATGGTCAAGGCGCTGCGGCCCAAGCAGTGGACGAAGAACGCCCTGGTGGTGGCCGCCCCCCTGGCCGCCGGCACCGAGGCGCTCACCGACGGGCGCACCCTCGCCGACGTCGGCATCGCCTTCGCGGTGTTCTGCATGGCGGCGTCCTCCATCTACCTGGTCAACGACGCCCGGGACGTGGAGGCCGACCGGGCGCACCCCACCAAGCGGTTCCGGCCGATCGCGGCCGGGGTGCTGCCGGTGGGCCTGGCCTACGCCATGGCCCTCGGCCTCATCGCCGCGGCGGTGGGGCTGAGCTTCCTCGCCTCCTCCGGGCACGGCCTGGCGGTGGTGGTGGCGGCGTACATCGCCCTGCAGCTGGGCTACTGCTTCGGCTGGAAGCACCAGCCGGTGATCGACATCGCCCTGGTCAGCTCCGGGTTCATGCTGCGCGCGATGGCCGGCGGCGTCGCCGCGGACATCTCCCTGTCCCAGTGGTTCCTGCTGGTCGCCGCCTTCGGCTCGCTGTTCATGGCCGCCGGGAAACGCTATGCGGAGCTGCTCCTGGCCAAGCGCACCAACCGGGAGATCCGGCGCAGCCTGGACGGGTACACGCCCACCTACCTGCGCTTCGTGTGGACCCTGTCCGCCACCGCGGTGGTGGTCTCCTACGCGCTGTGGGGCTTCGAGATGGGCGCGGCCGCCGGCGGCGCGGAGACCCTCTGGTACCAGATCTCGATGGTGCCCTTCACCGTGGCGATCCTGCGCTACGCCGCGGACGTGGACCGCGGCGACGCGGGCAGCCCGGACGAGATCGCGCTGCGCGACCGGCCGCTGCAGGCCCTGGCCCTGCTGTGGGTGGCCACCATCGTCATGGCCGTGTACGTGGCGCCCGGGCTGGGCGGCTGA
- a CDS encoding phosphatase PAP2 family protein, which yields MSSAIEGDPLGETELLLAVQRALLPVPGVLPAARAMSLFGEHAAGWLALAGIGGAVDRRRRGQWARLGAAAFTAHAASVVIKRVVRRPRPHDPRVRIGVGTPSSLSFPSSHATSTTAALVMLAGIAGSRAPLAGVPAIMASRLVLGVHYPGDVTAGAALGWATAAAIRNRGGEPE from the coding sequence ATGTCTTCGGCGATTGAGGGCGATCCCCTCGGCGAGACCGAGCTGCTGCTCGCCGTGCAGCGGGCGCTGCTGCCGGTGCCGGGGGTGCTGCCCGCCGCGCGGGCGATGAGCCTCTTCGGCGAGCACGCCGCCGGCTGGCTGGCCCTGGCCGGGATCGGCGGGGCCGTGGACCGCCGGCGCCGCGGGCAATGGGCGCGGCTGGGCGCCGCGGCCTTCACCGCGCACGCCGCCTCGGTGGTGATCAAGCGCGTGGTGCGCCGGCCGCGGCCGCATGACCCGCGGGTGCGGATCGGGGTGGGCACGCCCAGTTCGCTGAGCTTCCCCTCCTCGCACGCGACCTCCACCACCGCCGCCCTGGTCATGCTGGCGGGGATCGCCGGCAGCCGGGCGCCCCTGGCCGGGGTGCCCGCGATCATGGCCTCCCGGCTGGTGCTGGGGGTGCACTACCCCGGCGACGTCACCGCCGGGGCGGCCCTGGGCTGGGCCACGGCCGCGGCCATCCGGAACCGAGGAGGAGAACCCGAGTGA